The following is a genomic window from Candidatus Hydrogenedentota bacterium.
ACCACAAGATGTGGGAGAAGAAACTCTGCAAATGGCAAGGTTTTCCACAGGTCCTGAAGTACTCCTTTTGAGGACGGAGGAAAACTCATAGCATACATGACATGATCTTGTCTGACCCTATCTAAACCATGTAATTGGAATAATTTAGGAGTATATGGAAATGTAGCTGACAAAACTTATGAGTTTGTGAATTTTGTCGCGATTCCTCTTGGGCTTGGGGATTTCCACAAGTAATCCACAGGCTGTCTCCATAGGCAGCCGAGTCGTCCCTTTACCACAACATAAGGGACATATCCTGGGTTGCAAAGACGATCGTCTCAAATTGAACATGGCGGAGACATCTGTATCGTGTCGTCAGGCACGAGCTCGGCACGGCCGATCGAAGCAGACCAAGGGATTCTATAAAGACAGGACGAAGGTTTTCTAGATGCGAATAGGCATCACGATGTTGAGATAATTGTCCAGGGGCTTGTCTTTGAAAGGTTTCAGAAGCCCCGGGCTCATGCCGTCCTTGAGAACCAGACATGTCTTCTCAGTGTCGATATGGCGCAGGGCATCCAGGATGAAATCAGGGTTGAACGCGATCTCCAGCAGGTCACCGGGATATTCCACGGACATGTCTTCCGTAAATTCGCCAACTTCAGGAGTGACCACGCGCAGTGTAAGTTGCCCGTCGTTAAAGACGAAACGCACTGAGTTGAATTTGTCGTTTGTCATGGTCCGAGTACGCCGAATAGCCTCCATGAACAACGACGTGCTTATGTAAGCTTCTTTATCGTGTTTTTTCGGGATGACCATGTCGTAATTTGGAAACGTTCCTTCGATAAGAGCTGTTACTAAGCGGTTGGAATCAAAAACAAAGGCTGCTTGAGTTTCATCGAAGAAGAGTTTCACGTCCCCTTCACCGGTAAAAAGGCGCTCGAGTTCTGAGATCATTTTCCCGGGAATGATGACTTTTATCGAGAGTCCTTCCGGTATGTTCTCGGTCGTGCTGCACAAA
Proteins encoded in this region:
- the dnaN gene encoding DNA polymerase III subunit beta, whose amino-acid sequence is MRITIARQDLLDAVNKVKTVVSPKSALPILSHILMETGESQVRLTATDLKISIECSVDCTVDEPGSLTVSSQRLSSILSELPSGDLVLGLAESNVVTLKAGKTDTKLFSMSPEEFPPIRSFGNVEPIILDQVVLKKLFSNTSFAICSDQTRYNLTGLLFEIQGGALTVVATDGRRMTLCSTTENIPEGLSIKVIIPGKMISELERLFTGEGDVKLFFDETQAAFVFDSNRLVTALIEGTFPNYDMVIPKKHDKEAYISTSLFMEAIRRTRTMTNDKFNSVRFVFNDGQLTLRVVTPEVGEFTEDMSVEYPGDLLEIAFNPDFILDALRHIDTEKTCLVLKDGMSPGLLKPFKDKPLDNYLNIVMPIRI